Proteins found in one Quercus robur chromosome 2, dhQueRobu3.1, whole genome shotgun sequence genomic segment:
- the LOC126700160 gene encoding uncharacterized protein LOC126700160 produces the protein MKPPILVPPVPKKLLLLYLTTTDIAIRALLAQYLGETRKEDAIYYISKKMFPYEEKYSPLKKTCVALVWVTRKLIHYMLAYKVLLIARMDHLKYLMEKLVQDGKTAKWVLLLLEFDIKYVTQKSMKGRAIVDHLAHCSPKEAEEIQGDFPDEDIMGIEDVL, from the coding sequence ATGAAGCCACCAATACTTGTCCCACCAGTTCCTAAAAAGCTATTATTGTTGTATCTCACCACTACAGATATAGCGATACGGGCTCTACTTGCTCAATACCTAGGGGAGACTAGAAAGGAGGATGCAATCTACTACATTAGCAAGAAGATGTTCCCTTATGAAGAGAAATATTCACCATTAAAGAAGACATGTGTAGCACTTGTATGGGTAACCCGTAAACTCATACATTATATGCTTGCTTACAAGGTTTTGTTGATTGCAAGAATGGATCATTTGAAGTACTTAATGGAAAAATTGGTGCAAGATGGAAAGACTGCTAAATGGGTTTTGCTTCTATTAGAATTTGATATTAAGTATGTGACTCAAAAGTCTATGAAGGGGAGAGCAATTGTTGATCACCTAGCCCATTGTTCACCAAAAGAAGCTGAAGAGATCCAAGGAGACTTTCCAGATGAGGACATCATGGGGATTGAAGATGTACTTTGA
- the LOC126700169 gene encoding uncharacterized protein LOC126700169: MVLGFEILLDCNNKVLELKKEDTTWVLVDWINYMDPNAMTTLLGDPICNIDEEEYWEACQHTLKSPYELRDNDEDEEEGTSPSDDEDGSEDKSDSSSNNNSSDSGHDDDDSITNSDDNSRSYDSSYNGNDWGEPPSDREDEDEDLFFEEYNSDVDYYDEDIEDDAEANKWSDTNSDQYKLINVLENAREENAQANQMYHDEYSYGHLSDWSDITNVSSRFGPWYDKHGREVSELGSYYDSEPSSPISHTEGEDDIDAKLAALDQNLMVHSLKIMTLENAECNNERMEESELEHLP, from the coding sequence ATGGTGCTTGGGTTTGAGATACTACTTGACTGCAATAACAAGGTTCtagaattgaagaaagaagataCAACTTGGGTTCTTGTTGATTGGATTAATTATATGGATCCTAATGCCATGACTACACTTCTTGGAGATCCTATTTGCAACATAGATGAAGAGGAATATTGGGAGGCCTGCCAGCATACATTAAAGAGCCCGTATGAACTAAGAGACaatgatgaagatgaggaagagggAACATCTCctagtgatgatgaagatggAAGTGAAGATAAAAGTGATAGTAGTAGTAACAACAACAGCAGTGATAGTggacatgatgatgatgacagtATCACCAATAGTGACGACAATAGCAGAAGTTATGATAGCTCGTACAATGGTAATGATTGGGGTGAACCCCCTAGTGatagagaagatgaagatgaagaccTATTCTTTGAGGAATATAACAGTGATGTGGACTATTATGATGAAGACATAGAAGACGATGCCGAAGCCAACAAATGGAGCGACACTAATAGTGATCAATACAAGCTTATAAATGTGTTAGAGAATGCAAGAGAGGAGAATGCACAAGCCAATCAAATGTATCATGATGAATATTCCTATGGGCACCTTTCAGATTGGAGTGATATCACTAATGTTAGTTCAAGGTTTGGCCCTTGGTATGACAAACATGGAAGAGAAGTTTCGGAATTAGGGTCATATTATGATTCAGAACCAAGTTCACCAATCTCGCATACTGAAGGGGAGGATGACATAGATGCCAAGTTGGCTGCTTTAGACCAAAACTTGATGGTCCACAGTCTCAAAATCATGACACTTGAGAATGCTGAATGTAATAATGAGAGGATGGAAGAAAGTGAGTTAGAGCATCTCCCTTAA